Genomic DNA from Burkholderia vietnamiensis LMG 10929:
TCATAATCTCGCTTCTCTGCTGCTGAAAACGCAGCGCTGCTGAGAAACACGAAGTTCCTCGCAGAAATGCTCTTTAAAAATTAACAGCCGATAAGTGTGGGCGCTTGATGGAAGCGAGCTGATCTTCGGATCAGAAAGCGAAAGTATCAAGAGTCTCACACTAAAGTAAGTCAGGTTTATGAAGAGATTCATATACCTGTCAGCTTTGAGTGAGCGACCGGTTCTTAACGGAACCGAAAACAGTAACAGGTTTAAACTGAAGAGTTTGATCCTGGCTCAGATTGAACGCTGGCGGCATGCCTTACACATGCAAGTCGAACGGCAGCACGGGTGCTTGCACCTGGTGGCGAGTGGCGAACGGGTGAGTAATACATCGGAACATGTCCTGTAGTGGGGGATAGCCCGGCGAAAGCCGGATTAATACCGCATACGATCTATGGATGAAAGCGGGGGACCTTCGGGCCTCGCGCTATAGGGTTGGCCGATGGCTGATTAGCTAGTTGGTGGGGTAAAGGCCTACCAAGGCGACGATCAGTAGCTGGTCTGAGAGGACGACCAGCCACACTGGGACTGAGACACGGCCCAGACTCCTACGGGAGGCAGCAGTGGGGAATTTTGGACAATGGGCGAAAGCCTGATCCAGCAATGCCGCGTGTGTGAAGAAGGCCTTCGGGTTGTAAAGCACTTTTGTCCGGAAAGAAATCCTTGGCTCTAATACAGTCGGGGGATGACGGTACCGGAAGAATAAGCACCGGCTAACTACGTGCCAGCAGCCGCGGTAATACGTAGGGTGCAAGCGTTAATCGGAATTACTGGGCGTAAAGCGTGCGCAGGCGGTTTGCTAAGACCGATGTGAAATCCCCGGGCTCAACCTGGGAACTGCATTGGTGACTGGCAGGCTAGAGTATGGCAGAGGGGGGTAGAATTCCACGTGTAGCAGTGAAATGCGTAGAGATGTGGAGGAATACCGATGGCGAAGGCAGCCCCCTGGGCCAATACTGACGCTCATGCACGAAAGCGTGGGGAGCAAACAGGATTAGATACCCTGGTAGTCCACGCCCTAAACGATGTCAACTAGTTGTTGGGGATTCATTTCCTTAGTAACGTAGCTAACGCGTGAAGTTGACCGCCTGGGGAGTACGGTCGCAAGATTAAAACTCAAAGGAATTGACGGGGACCCGCACAAGCGGTGGATGATGTGGATTAATTCGATGCAACGCGAAAAACCTTACCTACCCTTGACATGGTCGGAATCCTGAAGAGATTCGGGAGTGCTCGAAAGAGAACCGGCGCACAGGTGCTGCATGGCTGTCGTCAGCTCGTGTCGTGAGATGTTGGGTTAAGTCCCGCAACGAGCGCAACCCTTGTCCTTAGTTGCTACGCAAGAGCACTCTAAGGAGACTGCCGGTGACAAACCGGAGGAAGGTGGGGATGACGTCAAGTCCTCATGGCCCTTATGGGTAGGGCTTCACACGTCATACAATGGTCGGAACAGAGGGTTGCCAACCCGCGAGGGGGAGCTAATCCCAGAAAACCGATCGTAGTCCGGATTGCACTCTGCAACTCGAGTGCATGAAGCTGGAATCGCTAGTAATCGCGGATCAGCATGCCGCGGTGAATACGTTCCCGGGTCTTGTACACACCGCCCGTCACACCATGGGAGTGGGTTTTACCAGAAGTGGCTAGTCTAACCGCAAGGAGGACGGTCACCACGGTAGGATTCATGACTGGGGTGAAGTCGTAACAAGGTAGCCGTATCGGAAGGTGCGGCTGGATCACCTCCTTTCCAGAGCTATCTCGCAAAATTGAGCGCTCACGCTTATCGGCTGTAAATTTAAAGACAGACTCAGGGGTCTGTAGCTCAGTCGGTTAGAGCACCGTCTTGATAAGGCGGGGGTCGTTGGTTCGAATCCAACCAGACCCACCATTTGTCTGGCGGTAACACCCTGAGGCATCTGTACTCATGGGGGCATAGCTCAGCTGGGAGAGCACCTGCTTTGCAAGCAGGGGGTCGTCGGTTCGATCCCGTCTGCCTCCACCAATCCTCAATGACAAGCGTTCGACGCGTCGAGCTTTTGTCATTGGCGATTGAGCCAGTCAGAGTGATATGAGTAACACCATATCGGCTGTCGTTCTTTAACAATCTGGAAGAAGTAAGTAATTTGGATAGCGGAAGCGTCTTGAGATGGACGTGGAAACTATCCGGGTTGTGATTGTATCGATGTATCTCAAGATGATTCGAACTTCATGTTCGGCTCAATTGGAATACGGCACAACGCGAGAACTCAACCTGTAGCGACTGTCGATGAGACAGACTCGTTATAGGGTCAAGCGAACAAGTGCATGTGGTGGATGCCTTGGCGATCACAGGCGATGAAGGACGCGGTAGCCTGCGAAAAGCTACGGGGAGCTGGCAAACGAGCTTTGATCCGTAGATGTCCGAATGGGGAAACCCGGCCCTTTTGGGTCATCCTGGACTGAATACATAGGTCCAGAGAAGCGAACGCGGTGAACTGAAACATCTAAGTAACCGCAGGAAAAGAAATCAACCGAGATTCCCAAAGTAGTGGCGAGCGAAATGGGATGAGCCTTGCACTCTTTATTTGTATTGTTAGCCGAACGCTCTGGAAAGTGCGGCCATAGCAGGTGATAGCCCTGTAGGCGAAAACAGTATGAAAGAACTAGGTGTGCGACAAGTAGGGCGGGACACGTGAAATCCTGTCTGAAGATGGGGGGACCATCCTCCAAGGCTAAATACTCGTGATCGACCGATAGTGAACCAGTACCGTGAGGGAAAGGCGAAAAGAACCCCGGGAGGGGAGTGAAATAGATCCTGAAACCGCATGCATACAAACAGTCGGAGCCTCGTAAGGGGTGACGGCGTACCTTTTGTATAATGGGTCAGCGACTTACGTTCAGTAGCAAGCTTAACCGTATAGGGCAGGCGTAGCGAAAGCGAGTCCGAATAGGGCGTTCAGTTGCTGGGCGTAGACCCGAAACCAGGTGATCTATCCATGGCCAGGATGAAGGTGCGGTAACACGTACTGGAGGTCCGAACCCACTAACGTTGAAAAGTTAGGGGATGAGCTGTGGATAGGGGTGAAAGGCTAAACAAACCTGGAAATAGCTGGTTCTCTCCGAAAACTATTTAGGTAGTGCCTCGTGTCTCACCTTCGGGGGTAGAGCACTGTCATGGTTGGGGGGTCTATTGCAGATTACCCCGCCATAGCAAACTCCGAATACCGAAGAGTGCAATCACGGGAGACAGACATCGGGTGCTAACGTCCGGTGTCAAGAGGGAAACAACCCAGACCGCCAGCTAAGGTCCCCAAATATAGCTAAGTGGGAAACGAAGTGGGAAGGCTAAAACAGTCAGGAGGTTGGCTTAGAAGCAGCCACCCTTTAAAGAAAGCGTAATAGCTCACTGATCGAGTCGTCCTGCGCGGAAGATGTAACGGGGCTAAGCTATATACCGAAGCTGCGGATGCGAGCTTTGCTCGCATGGTAGGAGAGCGTTCCGTAAGCCTGCGAAGGTGCCTTGTAAAGGGTGCTGGAGGTATCGGAAGTGCGAATGCTGACATGAGTAGCGATAAAGGGGGTGAAAGGCCCCCTCGCCGTAAGCCCAAGGTTTCCTACGCAACGTTCATCGGCGTAGGGTGAGTCGGCCCCTAAGGCGAGGCAGAAATGCGTAGCTGATGGGAAGCAGGTCAATATTCCTGCACCATTGTTAGATGCGATGGGGGGACGGATCGCGGAAGGTTGTCCGGGTGTTGGAAGTCCCGGTCGCTGCATTGGAGAAGGCACTTAGGCAAATCCGGGTGCGTAATTCAAGGGTGTGGCGCGAGCTCCTTCGGGAGCGAAGCAATTGGAAGTGGTTCCAAGAAAAGCCTCTAAGCTTCAGTCTAACGATGACCGTACCGCAAACCGACACAGGTGGGCGAGATGAGTATTCTAAGGCGCTTGAGAGAACTCGGGAGAAGGAACTCGGCAAATTGGTACCGTAACTTCGGGATAAGGTACGCCCTTGTAGCTTGACTGGCCTGCGCCAGGAGGGTGAAGGGGTTGCAATAAACTGGTGGCTGCGACTGTTTAATAAAAACACAGCACTCTGCAAACACGAAAGTGGACGTATAGGGTGTGACGCCTGCCCGGTGCCGGAAGATTAAATGATGGGGTGCAAGCTCTTGATTGAAGTCCCGGTAAACGGCGGCCGTAACTATAACGGTCCTAAGGTAGCGAAATTCCTTGTCGGGTAAGTTCCGACCTGCACGAATGGCGTAACGATGGCCACACTGTCTCCTCCCGAGACTCAGCGAAGTTGAAGTGTTTGTGATGATGCAATCTACCCGCGGCTAGACGGAAAGACCCCATGAACCTTTACTGTAGCTTTGCATTGGACTTTGAACCGATCTGTGTAGGATAGGTGGGAGGCTATGAAACCGGAACGCTAGTTTCGGTGGAGCCGTCCTTGAAATACCACCCTGGTTTGTTTGAGGTTCTAACCTTGGCCCGTGATCCGGGTCGGGGACAGTGCATGGTAGGCAGTTTGACTGGGGCGGTCTCCTCCCAAAGCGTAACGGAGGAGTACGAAGGTACGCTAGGTACGGTCGGAAATCGTGCTGATAGTGCAATGGCATAAGCGTGCTTAACTGCGAGACCGACAAGTCGAGCAGGTGCGAAAGCAGGTCATAGTGATCCGGTGGTTCTGTATGGAAGGGCCATCGCTCAACGGATAAAAGGTACTCTGGGGATAACAGGCTGATACCGCCCAAGAGTTCATATCGACGGCGGTGTTTGGCACCTCGATGTCGGCTCATCTCATCCTGGGGCTGTAGCCGGTCCCAAGGGTATGGCTGTTCGCCATTTAAAGAGGTACGTGAGCTGGGTTTAAAACGTCGTGAGACAGTTTGGTCCCTATCTGCCGTGGGCGTTGGATATTTGAAGGGGGCTGCTCCTAGTACGAGAGGACCGGAGTGGACGAACCTCTGGTGTACCGGTTGTCACGCCAGTGGCATCGCCGGGTAGCTATGTTCGGAAGAGATAACCGCTGAAAGCATCTAAGCGGGAAACTCGCCTTAAGATGAGATATCCCTGGGGACTAGATCCCCTTGAAGGGTCGTTCGAGACCAGGACGTTGATAGGTCAGGTGTGTAAGCGCAGTAATGCGTTCAGCTAACTGATACTAATTGCCCGTAAGGCTTGATCCTATAACAAGTCTGCCTTGTAGATCGGCGCCGTGCGAAAGCACTGGCCGCGATCCAAAGCGACATGTTGGATTCTCGTGTGTGATACACACAACCTAAATTACTGCTTCTTCCAAGATTGGTTCTGTTGGCCACGCCAGCAGAACAACCCTCTTTGCCTGATGACCATAGCGAGTCGGTCCCACCCCTTCCCATCCCGAACAGGACCGTGAAACGACTCTACGCCGATGATAGTGCGGATTCCCGTGTGAAAGTAGGTAATCGTCAGGCTCCCCTAAGCCAAGAACCCCCGCCCGAACAGGCGGGGGTTTTTGCATTGGCGCGGCAGAAAGAGCACTCGGCCAGTTGCATCGGCTCGAGTCGGCAGGATCGAACGAACCCGGTCGGTTTGCGATAGCTTGGCAAGGTGTCCGGCACCGAGGTGCTCCAAGCGCTCACTGTCAGCATGGGTCCACGAGCCCGCCCATATCCCCCGATCGTTACGCTGCCGCGAAAATGCCATCGCCGGAATATTCGATGCATCAGGCTTGCGATACCTGCGATGCATGTCCGGCAGCCACGTGCCAACGATCTCCCGCTTGGCGCCACAGCCGCGTGTAGGCGAACCTGCCGCTAAACGCCGTGCCATCGAAATCACCGGCAAGCACGACCGTTGTCGCGGTGACGATCATCTCGCCGATTGCCTGTACCCGCATCTCCACGAGATCCAGCGTGTCCACGCGCAACAGCTTCGCGCGATGCGCGGCCAGGTCGTCGTGTTTCGAAATGATCTGCCCCGTCGGAACGGTGAAAAGCAGGTCATCATCAAGCAACGTGTCCAATGCGTCGACGTCATTGCTCAGCATTGCCGCGCGGAGCGCGATTTCATACGGTTCAATGATTTCACGAACTGAATTCATGTCCGGGCCTCGCATCAGCTTGAAAAGTCGGGGTTTGCTGCATCGTCCATAAGGCGCTACGGAAGCTCGGCTACGCGGCCAACGTCATTCGGCCTTCGACCTTCATTGAAAACGCTGTCATCGGCGTCGGCCACACGGCGGTCGATGTGAGGCGCCGCCCCAAAAGAGAGACGCGACCGCGACATTGAATATGTCGTCTGCTTGGAGCGCTCACCTCAGCATCCATCTGCCGCGCCGCATCACGCCACAAGAGCCACCGGCTCCAATCAACAGTACACCGCCATTCCAGAATCGCATCCAAATCCACCGCCGGTCCCGCGCAGCGAGCGTTGACGCACCAAACCACAGTACACGCCCGCGCCCGACCGTATCGGCTCAACCCCCTCCATGCTCCAACTGCGCCGCATTGACGTCGCGCCGGAAAGCCCCCGGACTCGTCCCCGTCCATTTGCGGAACGCGCGATGAAACGCACTCGGCTCGGTGAAGCCGAGTTCGGCTGCGATTTCCGCGACACTGAGCTTGTGTCCGCGCAGCAGCGACTGTGCCAGCGCACTGCGCAGCTCGTCCTTGATCGCCGCGAAACTCTGACCCTCGCTGCGCAAGCGCCGACGCAGCGTCGCCGGTGTCGTGCCGAGACGCACGGCCAGCGTGTCGAAGTCCGGCCACTCGGCGGCCGGTAACGCTTTCAGGTGCGCACGTGTCTTCGCGACCCAGCCGCTGTCGTGCCGGTAACGGACCAGCAAGTTCCCCGGTGCGCCGCGCAGAAACGTCTTCAGCGATTGTGCGGAGCGGATCGTCGGCAACGGCAGATACGCGGCATTGAACGCAAGCCTGCTGTCGGGGCGATCGAAATGCACCGGTACACCGAAGAATTGATGGTAGTCGCTGCGCTGCTCCGGGCTGGGGCACGCAAAATCGATGCGTTGCAGCGGAATCCGCCGCCCGATCAGCCAGCATGCGACCCCGAGCAGTATCAGCCAGAACGTCCGGTAAGCGAACGCCGAATAGGGCGCGCCCGCTTGCGTGAGGACGATCTGCGCCTGACCGTCGGCGACGACGAGCTCGCCGCGCGGTTCGTCGAGTACCACGCGCAGAAACTGCAGCGCGCGCCGTAGCGCCTTCTCCAGCGTGCCGGCACCCAGCACGGCGTGACACAGCAACGTGAAGCTGCCGCGCCGCATCGGTCGAGCCGCAAGCCCGAAGAATTCGTCGTCGATCGCGCTGGCGATCGCGAGCCACAGCCGCCCGTACTGCTGCGGCGTGACGGGTTCGCGCACCGCAGTCGGGAGTCCGGCCGTCCGCAGCACCGGCTCGGCCGCGATGCGTTGCCGGTGCAGGCATTCGAGCGCATCCTCGACGAAACCGGGCGAAATCATCTGCGGCGCCATACTCTTGATCTTCTCCGGACATGGCAAAAGCGATCACGATTCTAGATTCGCTTTGTCATTGATTGCAATGTGGCCGCTGTCTACCATCATCGACATAGCCGCGGTTCGCCGACGGTCATAACGAAACAGGAGACAAGCATGCGCAATGGAGCAACCGCCCGGGCGGCGCCGGCATACGCCGACGCCGTTGCCGGCTTCCGTATCGAGACGGCCGCCGCGCAGCTGCACGGCGACCTCGAGCAGGGTCTGAACGCCTGCGTCGAATGCTGCGACCGCCATGCCGCGGCGAACCCCGACGCCATCGCGCTCGACTGGATCGATGCCGGCGGCCGACACAGCAGCTACACGTTCGCGCAGATGCTCGCGCTGTCGGCGCGCGTCGCGAACCTGCTGGTCGAGCAGGGCGTGCAGCCCGGCGACGTGGTGGCCGGCATGTTGCCGCGTACGCCCGAGCTGGTCGCGACGATCCTCGGCACGTGGCGCGCCGGCGCCGTCTATCAGCCGCTTTTCACCGCGTTCGGACCGAAGGCGATCCAGCATCGGCTGCGCATGAGCCATGCACGCGTCGTCGTGACCAACGTCGCGAATCGCGGCAAGCTCGATGAGTTGGCGGATTGCCCGCGAATCGCGACCGTGCGCGAACCGGGCGAGGCGCTCCCGGCCGGCGACATCGACTTCCGTGCCGCGCTCGACGCTCAGCCCGATGCGTTCGAGCCGGTGCCGCGCAAGGGCAGCGATCTGTTCATGATGATGTCGACGTCGGGCACGACGGGCCTGCCGAAGGGCGTGCCCGTTCCGCTGCGCGCGCTGCTCGCGTTCGGCGCGTACATGCGCGACGCGATCGACCTGCGCGCCAGCGATCGCTTCTGGAACATCGCCGATCCGGGCTGGGCCTACGGCCTCTACTACGCGATCACCGGCCCGCTGCTGCTCGGTCACGCGACGACGTTGTACGAAGGCGGCTTCACGGTCGACAGCACGTACGACGTGATCGAGCGGCTCGGCATCACGAGCCTCGCCGGTTCGCCGACCGCATACCGGATGCTGATGGCGGCCGGCCCCGAAGCTGCAACGCGCGTGAAGGGCAAGCTGCGCGTCGTGAGCAGCGCGGGCGAACCGCTGAACCCGGAGGTCGTGCGCTGGTTCGACGCCGTGCTCGACGCGCCGATCTACGACCACTACGGGCAGACCGAGCTCGGGATGGTCGTGAACAATCATCACGGGCTCGCGCACGTGGTTCATACCGGGTCGGCCGGGCTGGCGATGCCCGGCTATCGCGTCGCGGTGCTCGACGAAGCCGGCCGCGAGCTGGGTCCCGGCGAGCCCGGCAATCTCGCGATCGATATCGCGCGCTCGCCGCTGCTGTGGTTCGACGGCTACTGGCAGCAGGCGACGCCGGCGATCGCGGGCGGCTACTACCGGACCGGCGACAACGTCGAACTCGAGCCGGACGGCACCGTGAGCTTCATCGGACGCGCGGACGACGTGATCACGTCGTCCGGCTACCGGATCGGCCCGTTCGACGTCGAAAGCGCGCTGATCGAGCACCCGGCCGTGAGCGAGGCGGCGGTGATCGGCGTGCCGGACCCGGAGCGCACCGAGATCGTGAAGGCCTTCGTCGTGCTGTCGCAAGGCTTCGAAGGCACGCCGGCGCTGGCCGACGAGTTGAGCCAGCACGTGAAGCGGCGTTTGTCCGCCCACGCATATCCCCGCGCGATCGACTTCGTCGACGCGCTGCCGAAAACCCCGAGCGGCAAGATCCAGCGCTTCGTACTGCGCAAGATGGAAGCCGAAAAGGCGGCTTGACCGCCGCATATCTCACCCTGAATCGGACGACGAATGAACATCAAGGACCGTGTTTTCATGATTACGGGCGCGGGCTCCGGCCTCGGCGCCGCAGTCGCGCGCATGGTGGTCGAGCAAGGCGGCAAGGCCGTGCTGCTCGACGTCAATGACGAGGCCGGCGCGAGCCTCGCACGCGAGCTCGGCGCCGCCGCGCGCTTCGTGAAGACCGACGTGACGAGCGAAGCCGACGGGCAGGCGGCGGTCGCCGCCGCGCAACACGCGTTCGGCCGCATCGATGCGCTCGTGAACTGCGCGGGCGTTGCACCGGGCGAGAAAGTGGTCGGCCGCGAAGGTCCGCATTCGCTGGAGCGCTTCGCGCGCGCCGTGTCGATCAATCTGGTCGGCACGTTCAACATGATCCGCCTCGCGGCCGATGCAATGTCGAAGCAGGACGCCGACGAACATGGCGAGCGCGGCGTGATCGTCAACACCGCGTCTGTGGCGGCGTTCGACGGGCAGATCGGGCAGGCCGCGTATGCGGCGTCGAAGAGCGGCGTGGTCGGCATGACGCTGCCAATCGCGCGCGAGCTGGCGCGCTTCGGCATCCGCGTGGTGACGATCGCGCCGGGCATCTTCGCGACGCCGATGATGGCCGGCATGCCGCAGGACGTGCAGGACGCGCTCGGCAAGAGCGTGCCGTTCCCGCCGCGCCTCGGCCGCCCGGACGAATTCGCGGCGCTGGTGCGCCACATCGCCGAGAACATGATGCTCAACGGCGAAGTCATCCGTCTCGATGGCGCGCTGCGCATGGCCGCGCGCTGACACTGAACTGGAGGAACTCGATCATGACGACACAGGACCCGATCGTAATCGTCGGCACGGCACGCACGCCGATGGGCGGTTTTCAGGGCGCGCTGGCCGCGGCCAGCGCAAGCGAACTCGGCGCGGTGGCGATCCGCGCGGCACTCGAACGCGCGAACGTGCCGGCCGAGCGTATCGACGAAATCGTGTTCGGCTGCGTGCTGCCGGCCGGACAGGGCCAGGCGCCGGCGCGGCAGGCCGCGTTGAAGGCCGGCTTGCCGCTGGGAGCCGGCGCGACGACCGTCAACAAGATGTGCGGCTCCGGGATGAAGGCCGCGATGTTCGCGCATGACCTGCTGTTCGCCGGCTCGGCCGACGTGGCCGTCGCGGGCGGGATGGAGAGCATGACGAATGCGCCGTATCTGCTGCCGAAGGCGCGCGCGGGGATGCGCATGGGGCACGGTCAGGTGCTCGACCACATGTTCCTCGACGGCCTCGAGGACGCATACGAAAAGGGCCGCCTGATGGGCACGTTCGCGGAAGACTGCGCGCAGGCCTACGCGTTTTCGCGCGAGGCGCAGGACGACTTCGCGATCGCGTCGCTCACGCGCGCGCAACGCGCGATCGCGGAAGGACGCTTCACGTCGGAGATCGCGCCGGTGACCGTGAAGGCCGGCAAGACGGAAGCCGTCGTGTCGATCGACGAGCAGCCGGGCAATGCGAAGCTCGACAAGATCCCGACGCTGAAGCCGGCGTTTCGCGAGGGCGGCACCGTGACGGCCGCCAATTCGTCGTCGATTTCGGACGGCGCGGCCGCGCTCGTGATGATGCGCCGCTCGCAAGCGGAGCGGCTCGGTGTCACGCCGAAGGCCGTGATCGTCGGGCACTCGACGTACGCGAACAAGCCCGGCCTGTTCGCGACCGCGCCGATCGGCGCGATCCGCAAGCTGTCGGAGAAGACCGGCTGGAACCTGCGCGACGTCGATCTGTTCGAGATCAACGAGGCGTTCGCGGTGGTCGCGATGGCAGCGATGCGCGATCTCGACCTGCCGCACGACAAGGTCAACGTGCACGGCGGCGCATGTGCGCTCGGCCATCCGATCGGCGCCTCGGGCGCGCGCGTGGTGGTGACGCTGCTCGCTGCGCTCGAAACGTATGGGCTGAAGCGGGGCGTCGCGTCGCTGTGCATCGGCGGTGGCGAGGCGACCGCGCTCGCGATCGAACGAATCGCGTAGTCGAGGCGCATGCGTCATGCGCGCAGCTGGCGTATGCCGCGACGCAAAGCGGGCGACGGGTGCGAAACCCGTCGCCCGCTTTGCTTTGCGGGGGACCCGGTACGCGCGAGCGCGCTAAGCGTTCGGCGACACCGCGCCGCACGCGCGAATCACGAGCTGCACGACCTGCTCCGTCCGTTCGGCGAATGCCTTCTGCGTGAAGGCACGCTTGCCGCTAAGCGCGCGAATCTGCGCATCGAAATCCGCGTAGTGCTGGGTCGTCGCCCAGATCAGGTACAGCAGCGCCGATGCATCGATCGGCGCGAGCAGCCCGCGTGCGATCCAGCCTTCGATCACCTTCACACGCGTCTCGAACCACGGCTTCACGCGCTCCGACAGAATGTCCTGCATGTGCGCGGCGCCGTGAATGATCTCGTTGGCCCACACCTTCGAGCCGAGCGGCCGGCGTCGCGACAGGTCCATCTTCGCGCGCACGTAGCCGCCGATCGCTTCCACCGGATCGTCGCCGGCCTCGAACGAGCCGGCCGCGCGGTGCCAGTCTTCGAACAGGTCGTCGAGCACGCGGCGGTACAGCGCCAGCTTCGTCGGGAAGTAGTAATGCAGGTTCGCCTTCGGCAGGCCCGCGCGCTCGGCGATCATCGCGGTGCTCGCGCCGTCGAGCCCGCGCTCCGCGAATACGGCTTCCGCGCACGCCAGCAGATGCGCTTCGTTGGACGCGCGGATGTGCGCCTTGCGTCGCCGCAAAGGCGCGCCCGCTTCGTCCCCATCGGCCGCGTCGGCGGCCGTTTCGTCATGTCTCATCGTCACCCTCGCGCGGCATGCGTGCCGCGTCGGGCTTCATTCTAGCCGCAGGTCCGGTTCCGTCGCACGTGCGTGCGTCGCGCGCGCCGGACGCGTGCTGCGCTGCGGTGGCACGCTTCTCGCTCGGCGCGCTCGCACAAGAAAGACATTGCGTCGGTCTTTTTGATCGTCTAAAACCTGTCCAATCGGACAGGATTTGACGGCGACGGAACGCGGCGCCGAACGGGCTGCAACGCGCCGCACGAATCGCCGCACGAATCGCGCGAACGATGTGTGCCTGCACCTCGCAGGTGCGCGTTGGCGCCGACGGCAGCAACGTGCGCACCGGCCTCGTCCGGGCTGACGACATGACCGACCCCACAGGAGCGATGCGAATGGACGCGGTATCGGAAACAGCGAAGCGGGCAGCATTGGATACGTCGATCAAGGTCGACGGCAGGCGGTTGTGGGACAGCCTGATGGAGGTCGCGAAGATCGGCGCGACGCCGAAGGGCGGCGTGTGCCGTCTCGCGCTGACCGATCTCGACAAGGCCGCGCGCGACCTGATCGTCGGTTGGGCGAAGGCGGCCGGCTGCACGGTGACGGTCGATACGATGGGCAACGTGTTCATGCGGCGTGCGGGCCGCGTGGCCGATGCGG
This window encodes:
- a CDS encoding acetyl-CoA C-acetyltransferase; this translates as MTTQDPIVIVGTARTPMGGFQGALAAASASELGAVAIRAALERANVPAERIDEIVFGCVLPAGQGQAPARQAALKAGLPLGAGATTVNKMCGSGMKAAMFAHDLLFAGSADVAVAGGMESMTNAPYLLPKARAGMRMGHGQVLDHMFLDGLEDAYEKGRLMGTFAEDCAQAYAFSREAQDDFAIASLTRAQRAIAEGRFTSEIAPVTVKAGKTEAVVSIDEQPGNAKLDKIPTLKPAFREGGTVTAANSSSISDGAAALVMMRRSQAERLGVTPKAVIVGHSTYANKPGLFATAPIGAIRKLSEKTGWNLRDVDLFEINEAFAVVAMAAMRDLDLPHDKVNVHGGACALGHPIGASGARVVVTLLAALETYGLKRGVASLCIGGGEATALAIERIA
- a CDS encoding acyl-CoA synthetase, with amino-acid sequence MRNGATARAAPAYADAVAGFRIETAAAQLHGDLEQGLNACVECCDRHAAANPDAIALDWIDAGGRHSSYTFAQMLALSARVANLLVEQGVQPGDVVAGMLPRTPELVATILGTWRAGAVYQPLFTAFGPKAIQHRLRMSHARVVVTNVANRGKLDELADCPRIATVREPGEALPAGDIDFRAALDAQPDAFEPVPRKGSDLFMMMSTSGTTGLPKGVPVPLRALLAFGAYMRDAIDLRASDRFWNIADPGWAYGLYYAITGPLLLGHATTLYEGGFTVDSTYDVIERLGITSLAGSPTAYRMLMAAGPEAATRVKGKLRVVSSAGEPLNPEVVRWFDAVLDAPIYDHYGQTELGMVVNNHHGLAHVVHTGSAGLAMPGYRVAVLDEAGRELGPGEPGNLAIDIARSPLLWFDGYWQQATPAIAGGYYRTGDNVELEPDGTVSFIGRADDVITSSGYRIGPFDVESALIEHPAVSEAAVIGVPDPERTEIVKAFVVLSQGFEGTPALADELSQHVKRRLSAHAYPRAIDFVDALPKTPSGKIQRFVLRKMEAEKAA
- a CDS encoding nuclear transport factor 2 family protein, which encodes MNSVREIIEPYEIALRAAMLSNDVDALDTLLDDDLLFTVPTGQIISKHDDLAAHRAKLLRVDTLDLVEMRVQAIGEMIVTATTVVLAGDFDGTAFSGRFAYTRLWRQAGDRWHVAAGHASQVSQA
- a CDS encoding AraC family transcriptional regulator, with the protein product MAPQMISPGFVEDALECLHRQRIAAEPVLRTAGLPTAVREPVTPQQYGRLWLAIASAIDDEFFGLAARPMRRGSFTLLCHAVLGAGTLEKALRRALQFLRVVLDEPRGELVVADGQAQIVLTQAGAPYSAFAYRTFWLILLGVACWLIGRRIPLQRIDFACPSPEQRSDYHQFFGVPVHFDRPDSRLAFNAAYLPLPTIRSAQSLKTFLRGAPGNLLVRYRHDSGWVAKTRAHLKALPAAEWPDFDTLAVRLGTTPATLRRRLRSEGQSFAAIKDELRSALAQSLLRGHKLSVAEIAAELGFTEPSAFHRAFRKWTGTSPGAFRRDVNAAQLEHGGG
- a CDS encoding TetR/AcrR family transcriptional regulator, yielding MRHDETAADAADGDEAGAPLRRRKAHIRASNEAHLLACAEAVFAERGLDGASTAMIAERAGLPKANLHYYFPTKLALYRRVLDDLFEDWHRAAGSFEAGDDPVEAIGGYVRAKMDLSRRRPLGSKVWANEIIHGAAHMQDILSERVKPWFETRVKVIEGWIARGLLAPIDASALLYLIWATTQHYADFDAQIRALSGKRAFTQKAFAERTEQVVQLVIRACGAVSPNA
- a CDS encoding 3-hydroxyacyl-CoA dehydrogenase, whose product is MNIKDRVFMITGAGSGLGAAVARMVVEQGGKAVLLDVNDEAGASLARELGAAARFVKTDVTSEADGQAAVAAAQHAFGRIDALVNCAGVAPGEKVVGREGPHSLERFARAVSINLVGTFNMIRLAADAMSKQDADEHGERGVIVNTASVAAFDGQIGQAAYAASKSGVVGMTLPIARELARFGIRVVTIAPGIFATPMMAGMPQDVQDALGKSVPFPPRLGRPDEFAALVRHIAENMMLNGEVIRLDGALRMAAR